The window TCATTCCTTCCAGCCTCTTTGTCTTCCTGGACCCTCTTCCTTCATGTCTCCCCACCCTCATGGTCTGTTTCTCCTGCAGGTTTGCACAACATGGGTGGGGATCCAGTCACTGTCATTCACGATATTCGGTACTTGCTAGACATTGGTAGAAATCGCAAAAACCCCAGGGAGGATTATCTGGGTGAGTTTTACTGCCTAGGACCCAGCACCCCACTTTACTAGCTTCTTGCCTGCACCAGGGCCAAGACTCTCactctgttttttctctctcagaCATCTATGTGTTCGGGGTTGGACCTCTAGTGAACCAAGAGAATATCAATGCTTTGGCTTCCAAGAAGGATAAAGAGAAACACGTGTTCAAACTCCAAGGCATGGAAAACCTGGAGGATGTTTTCGTCCAAATGCTTGGTAGGAAGCTATGGAAGGCTATAAGGACATGGTCAGGAAACTCAGCTCTCCCCAGACCCCTCAAGGTCACTCATTCTTCCACTCCTCCTAAAGCCCTGGAAAGTCTGGAAGCCCGTTCTCTCCTCCTCTACCTCCAGGTCACTATTCTTGCTTCCTGGTACTTTTCACTCCCTGATCTCAGAATCACGAGTTCTGAAATGATGCTGAGACCTTTCTCAAGTCCCTCCTTTTACAGATATGGAAGCTGGGGCCAACAGAGGTCAAGAAATGGCAAGTTAGCAGGAGTTGGGCCTGAAAATGCCCAGGTCTCTGAGCTTAGTCCCATGATTCCAGTGGTTCCttgccttcccttccctcttttgGGCATCTGTTCCCCACAGACACACTGGCCTCCCTCCGCAAGACAGCTGCCATTTGGAAATGAACTGTCCCAGCTTTTAGCACAATCTCCTTTCTTGTCAGATGAAAGCCGGACACTGGGTCTCTGTGGCATGGTTTGGGAGCACAGGGATGGTAATGCCTACCACAAGCAACCGTGGCAGGCCAAGATCTCAGTGACTGTAAGTGCAGTGTCCTGCTGGTGGGAACTTAGGGGAGGGGAGGTCAGGGGGAAATGAAGGTTGGAGGAAGGGCAAGGCACTCTTGATCAGACTGTGAGATTTGTGAAAGCTGAGCTTTCCCTCTGCTGCTGTCCCCAGCGCCCTTTGAAGGGGCATGAGAGCTGTATGGGTGCTATTGTGTCTGAGTACTTTGTGCTGACGGCTGCACACTGTTTCACTGTGGATGATGAGAAACACTCAATCAAGGTCAGCCTGGGTAAGGATGCAACCCATCACTTCTGAGCTTCTGCGGTGCCCTCTGGGCCACACTGCCTCCAGGGCCCACTTTCCACCTGTCCTCATCGCAACCCTTCCCTTGCATGCTGGACCAGTTAGGGATGGGGAAGATTTGGGTTAGGGATGACATGCAGGCAGGAGGCTGCCTACACAGATTTCAGTGGTCTAGAGGGACCCCTTCTTGTACTTcaggagaaaagaagaaggagTGGGAGGTAAAAGAAATCCTATTTCATCCGAAGTACGACctcaatgcaaaaaaagcaaaaggcaTTCCTGAGTTTTATGACTATGACGTGGCCCTCATCAGGCTCAAGGAGAAGCTCAAGTATGAGACCACCATCAGGTGAGCCATCTGGATTCTGAGAGAAAAGGCTGGGAGAGGCAGAACTGAGACGGGAGCAGGCCCAGGGTTCACGATCCTTGAATTTCCCCATCTCTCAACAGGCCCATTTGTCTCCCCTGCACTGAGGGATCGATTCAAGCCTTGAGGCTTCCAAGGTCAACCACATGCCAGCAACAGAGTAAGAGACGTTCAGGGAGAGCAGCTTGTTAAGGGTGAAGTTCTGAGACAAGGAAGGGATGAGGGGGAGGGAGAGCAGGTGATGCCCAGCCCAGCCTCCGGCTCACAGGAAGGAGTGGAGGGCCACTCGATGACAAGCAcgaggcggggaggggagggagagtgcTGCAATGACCCAGTCTATCCATCTGTAAAGTGCAAGAGCTACTCCCTGCAAAGGACATCGAAGCTCTGTTTGTGTCTGAGTCTAAGAAGACCCTGACTCGGAAGGCAGTCTACATCAAGAATGGGGACAAGGTGAGGAATGTGGGATCCTGAGTTCCTTTAGGCCCCAGTCCTTCCTAAGCAAGCTTTGTTCCTCACGCCTCTCTCCACACTTCCCCATCTCACCTACAGAAAGCCAGCTGTGAGAGAGATGCTCTACGCGCCCCAGGTTATGAAAAAGTCAAGGACGTCTCTGAGGTAGtcacccccaggttcctctgcacTGGAGGTGTGGATCCCTATGCTGACCCCAACACTTGCAAAGGTGAGAGAAGGCTCTTTGGTTGTGATGTGAGTTCTGAGGCCTAAGTCTTTCCCTACAGCATCTCCTCCCCTGCAGGTGATTCTGGTGGCCCCCTGATTATTCACAAGAGGAGTCGCTTCATTCAAGTgagtcttctctttcctttctctggagAGATGCTGAGTGGTCAGCGTGGGCCCCAAAACAGGAAAGCTCACTGCATGTGGCTGaaagaggtggggggtggggcagagccTGCCTCACCTTCACACTCTTCCTTGAACTGGCCAATTCAGGGCCATGTGTCTGGTCTGTGTGCCAGGGGACAGAACTGAACTGGGTCCCTAGTCTAGTCCTCCCAGGTCAGGTCACTTCAGAGGGAACTGGCAGTAGTTGTGCTTCCTGGGATTAAGGAGTTCTACCAAATGATTCCTGGCAACCCCTCGCTCTCTCCAGGTTGGCGTGATCAGCTGGGGCGTCGTGGACGTTTGCAAGCGGCCACAGCAAGTACCTGGTTATGCTCGAGACTTTCACATCAACCTCTACCAGGTGCTGCCCTGGCTCAAGGAAAAACTCCAAAATGAGGATCTGGGTTTTCTATAAGGGGTTTCCTGCTGGAAAGGGGCATGAGACCAAATTAAAACAGCTGCGACAACACCTGTGTTCAAGATCCTTTTGGGGTAAAGGAGTGGGGAGCGTGCACTAGCCATGTGGTTACAACTGAGATCACATCTAACAGCCGTTTTTAAAGGCTCAACCCCAATCCCAAGTGCTGAAAAACCAGAGGCTGAGGGAGATGGGTGAGCTTCCACCTCAGTGTTTTACTGAGACCAGCGCTGGGGCAGATGAGGCACACGGAATCCAGCTCCATTCCCTAGAAGCCGTCCACAAGGTTTTCC of the Bubalus kerabau isolate K-KA32 ecotype Philippines breed swamp buffalo chromosome 3, PCC_UOA_SB_1v2, whole genome shotgun sequence genome contains:
- the CFB gene encoding complement factor B isoform X1 yields the protein MGIGHNPRLCLVPLILGLLCGGVGMTPLPEAGPQSPCSLEGVEIKGGSFRLLKAGQVLEYLCPSGFYPYPTQIRTCRSTGSWSTLQTQDRKIVKRAECKAIRCPRPQDFENGEYWPRAAYYNLSDEISFRCYDGYSLRGSANRTCQGNGRWDGETAICDDGAAYCPNPGIPLGTRKVGSQYRLEDRVTYYCNRGLTLRGSEQRTCLEGGSWSGTEPSCQDSFMYDTPAEVAEAFLSSLTETIEGVDAEDGHSPGEQQKRKIVLDPSGSMNIYLVLDGSDSVGAHNFTGAKNCLRDFIEKVASYGVKPKYGLVTYATEPKVLIRVSDPKSSEADWVTDQLNQINYADHKLKAGTNTKRALLEVYNMMSREVNQFKDTWNRTRHVIIIMTDGLHNMGGDPVTVIHDIRYLLDIGRNRKNPREDYLDIYVFGVGPLVNQENINALASKKDKEKHVFKLQGMENLEDVFVQMLGRKLWKAIRTWSGNSALPRPLKVTHSSTPPKALESLEARSLLLYLQVTILASWYFSLPDLRITSSEMMLRPFSSPSFYRYGSWGQQRSRNGKLAGVGPENAQVSELSPMIPVVPCLPFPLLGICSPQTHWPPSARQLPFGNELSQLLAQSPFLSDESRTLGLCGMVWEHRDGNAYHKQPWQAKISVTRPLKGHESCMGAIVSEYFVLTAAHCFTVDDEKHSIKVSLGEKKKEWEVKEILFHPKYDLNAKKAKGIPEFYDYDVALIRLKEKLKYETTIRPICLPCTEGSIQALRLPRSTTCQQQMQELLPAKDIEALFVSESKKTLTRKAVYIKNGDKKASCERDALRAPGYEKVKDVSEVVTPRFLCTGGVDPYADPNTCKGDSGGPLIIHKRSRFIQVGVISWGVVDVCKRPQQVPGYARDFHINLYQVLPWLKEKLQNEDLGFL